A region from the Nostoc sp. HK-01 genome encodes:
- the xisH gene encoding fdxN element excision controlling factor protein XisH, whose product MGAERLIAAQRDQEKIAVEIKSFLAPSNLSEFHTALCQFLNYRIVLREKQPERELYLAVNLETYIKVKREAGTPKYDLSRVFALLTSARELYNVWQILKGIGQVI is encoded by the coding sequence TTGGGTGCTGAACGTTTAATTGCTGCACAGCGAGATCAAGAAAAGATTGCTGTTGAAATTAAGAGTTTTCTGGCTCCCTCAAATTTATCTGAATTTCATACCGCACTTTGTCAGTTTTTGAATTATCGTATTGTCCTGCGAGAAAAACAACCAGAGCGTGAGCTTTATTTAGCAGTAAATTTAGAAACTTATATCAAAGTCAAGCGAGAAGCAGGTACACCAAAATACGATTTATCGCGGGTGTTTGCTTTGTTGACATCTGCCAGAGAACTGTATAATGTTTGGCAAATTCTCAAGGGTATTGGTCAGGTAATTTGA